TTTGCCGTGATCATCTGCCAAGTTTACCGCCACTGGACATCATTAATCTGGCACAGCGGTTAGGTAAAGATTTACCTTGTATCGTGCTTTGTCAGGATCTCACATTATTGCCAGCACTGTTTCATGGCGGTGCCCATGATGTGGTCAGCTATCAGGATGTGGAGCGATTGCAATTTGCGGCGGCGCGAGAAATTACCAGTTTACAGGTGCGCCGTTTGGCGCGGCGAAATGAACGTGCTTTGCGCGAGAGTGAAAAACGTTCTCAGGCGTTGTTAGAAAGTTCGCGTGATGCGGTAGCCTATATGCATGAAGGCATGCATATTTATGTTAATCGGGCATATTTGAATCTATTTGGTTATGAAGAAGCAGAAGATATTGATGGCCTGCCGATCCTCGATTTGATTGCGGCAGAAGATCACAATAAATTTAAAGCGGTGTTTCGTCAGTTTACCGAAACCGCCGATGCCTTACCTCAAACTGTGGCCGTGCAGTGTTTAAAAGAGGAAGGACACAGATTCAGCGCCAATATCGAATTTTCCCATGCGCGAGTTGAAGGCGAAGATTGCACACAGGTCGTTATTCGCGATGAATCGGTGTCGAGTGACGATAGCAACAAATTACAACTGCTGCGGGATCATGATTTATTGACCGGGCTGTATAGCCGTGCCCGATTTGAAGATGAAATGGAAAAAGCGATTAGTGCTGCAGCAGAGGGGCGCGGTGATGCTGAATTGCTATTTATCGTGCTTGATGATTTCCAGGCCATCAAAGCCCAGGTTGGTCTTGGCACCAGTGATGTCGTGATCAAAAGCATCGCGGAGCTGCTGCGCCGTACTCTCATTGAAGGCGAAGTGTTAGGCCGTTATGCCGATCAGGTTTTTACAGTGATTGTGCCTAGCGCGAATGAGCGTGAAGTCGATCAGCGCGCTGAAATCTATCGACGCGTGGTTGATGATTATGTGTCTCAGGCGAATGGCAAAATTATTGATCTGCACTGCAGTATCGGTATCAGTCGTATTACAGAGAATATTGCCAGTGCTGCAGCGGCATTGGAAAACGCGGACAGAGCTTGCGTTCGTGCGCAGCGAAGTGGCGGCAATCAAGTGGCCCGCTATCAACCAGACACGGAGACCGCTTCGGCATCCGCCCAGCAGTGGCAGACAGTGCTGCAGTCAGCGCTTAAGGAAAATAACTTTTTCCTTAATTTTCAACCTATTATCAGTCTTCATGGTCCAGAGCAAGAATTATATGAAGTCTTATTAAGACTCACCCTGCCTTCCGGAAAAACAATAAAGGCAGATGATTTTATTGCGTCTGCGGCGACTTTGGAGATCATGGCCGAAGTAGATAAATGGGTGATACGACAGGCATTACAAAGCCTGAAACAAGTTCAGATCCCGCATCCTAAAACCCGTTTCTTTATCAAGTTGTCAGAGCAAACACTGCATGAAACCGGCTTTGTGGATTGGTTATCTGCCACATTGCAAGCGCATGACATCAAGGGAAGCGCACTGGTATTCGAGATTAGTGAAACCGCTGCGGTTGATAATCTGGAACAAAGTAAACAAACCATCAGTCGTCTGAAGGAAATTGGTTGCGAGTTTGGTTTGGAGCATTTTGGCAGTGGTATCGACTTCTCCCATAGTTTGACGATACTGGACGTTGATTATCTGAAAATTAACGGTAACTTTGTTGAGAATATGGCTCAGGACCCTGAAAATCAGACTGCAGTTAAAGCTATTATTGAAATGGCCCGCCAAGCGAAAAAATATTGCATTGCGGAATTTGTCTCGGACGCAAACAGTTTGGCCCTGTTGTGGCGATTTGGCGTCGATTATGCGCAAGGCTACTACATCCAAGAGCCTGCAGCGGAACTCTACTATAACTTTGATGATGAGGCCTGATACGAGGTAAGTATCCTCCTCGTATCAGACTTATTCACAATGATCACTGTTGCAGTGCTTCAATTCGCGATGCCAGTGGTGGATGGGTCATAAACAGTGCACTTAAGCCGCCGCGACCGCCCGATATGCCAAAAGCATGCAGTTGATCCGGTAACGGTTCGGTACTGGTGCCGGCGAGGCGTTTAAGTGCAGCAATCATCTTGGGAGCACCCACCAGGCTGGCAGCGCCGGCATCAGCACGATATTCGCGTTGGCGACTAAACCACATCACGATAATACTGGCCAGAATACCCAGCACCAGCTCCGCGATGATGGAGGTTATCCAAAATGCCGGGCCATGGCCGTTTTCCGTTTTAAACACAACACGATCAACCAAGTGACCGACAACTCGGGACAAGAAGATCACAAAGGTGTTCACTACACCTTGAATTAATGCCATGGTCACCATATCACCGTTGGCAATATGACTAACTTCATGGGCCAGCACAGCTTCCACTTCCTCTTCAGTCATGGCCTGCATTAACCCCGTACTTACAGCAACCAATGCATTGTTACGGTTGGCACCCGTAGCGAAAGCATTGGGTTCGGGGGCATTGTAAATCGCGACTTCGGGCATGCCGATCCCCGCTTGCTTTGCTTGACGGGCTACAGTATCAAGTAGCCATTGCTCTGTGCGATTGCGAGGCTGTTGAATGACTTGGGCACCGGTCAGACGTTTTGCCGTCCATTTCGATATCAATAAGGAGATAATCGAACCACTGAAGCCCATGATGGCAGCCATAATGAGCAGGGAATTAGTATCTAATCCACCTTGCGCGTCGAGCATGCCATCAATGCCAAATAATCGCATGGTGAAACTGAGCACTGCCAGTACCGCGATATTGGTCCCTAAAAAAAGCATTATGCGTGTCATTGTTATTTTCTCCGACAAATTATTATTGTTGTGATGTAAATGGTGTTGCTGATGTCCTTTTCAATAGTTCAGACATTGTATTTGCAGTTCTGTTGCCAAGCGATGACAGTAAGGTAAAAGTGCAGCAAGCGACGTCTTTACGGGATAAAGAAAGCTGCACAAAATATGGTTCTCAGGAATCCGCTGTCCAACCGGTGGTAAATCATGACAGTTAGCCGGCCAGTTAAACTGGTCTGGGATGCGAATAGGTCTTGCCGTAAAACAATAATAGAGTAGCTGGGGCGGACAAACTGGCAGCGCTGGCAGGCTTGGCAGTTGTCCCTGACAAGCATCGAGATGCCATTGAATCAGGGGCCACGTGATTGGCAGGCATTGCATGCTGGCGGAAGGACGTGGATTGATTTCCAGAATATGAATCTGGCCTTGCTTATCTATTATAAAATCCAGCGAACAAAAGCCGCGCAATGACAGCGCTTCGGTCAGTTGTTGGCAATAATCAGTTAGCAATCGTTGCTGCGCAGTGTCTAAATCCAGCTGATTGGTGATGGCCAGTAATTGAAAGTCATGTTGGGATGTATTGCGACAGATCTGTTCATTAAAACTCATGATCTGACAGCGCTGACCATTGGCTAAAAATAATACTGAGGCGCTGCGTCCCTGGAGCCGGCGTTGATAATATTCCTGATTTTCAAGACAACGATTTGCAGGAAAAATGTGTGTGCCGCCCCAAGCAGGCCAGCGTTTTATCAGCCAGTGTTGAGGATCTGTAGGCGGGGTTAGCTGCGTGTCAGGTGTTGCGATATTCAGAGACTGCGTTAATTTTTGCCAAGCCGGATGCCTCAGATGGGGCAAACAGTGTGCTGGTAGCGTATTGGCAAGCCGAAGGTATGCTGGCAGAACAATATCGAACAGTGCTTCAAAACCGGTTGTAAAGATAAGGGTTGCCGGCTGCTGATCTGATAATTGCGCAATGCATTCATTAAGTTCTTCAGAATTATCTACTGCCAGGTCAGGCAGCGGTAACCATTTGTCCGCGACCGCACGGGTATCTGTATCGCCAAAGGCATCCGCAACACGAACAGAGTAGCCTGAACGTGTTGCGGCTTCAGCGAAAAACCGGCCGCTTTGGCCGATAATGAGTAGACGGGGTTTACAGGTCAGACGTCAAACCAGCTTTCGCGCCCCATCAAAGGCATTGCGAAAATCGAGGTAAACAGCTTTATCACTCTCCAGAGTTTCCTTGAGCAAGGCCTGCTGTAATTTATATTTAATATTACCGACCGCCAGAGCACCAATACCTACGGCATCTGGAGCATTGGTCGCAAATTTGAGTGGCTCGCCATCATGCATCAATTCCAGTCCTTCGATACCAAGTGGCGCCACCGCGTTTACATCACCGGCAACCTTAAGGTTTCTTGCGTCTTCAAGTACGGAAGCACTGAGCACTTGTACACCTGCTTTAGCAGTGCAGAAAACGACGTCAGCGGTACTGAGCAAACGCGCCTTATCCGCATCAGAAGCGGCGGTAGTTGCTTTTAGATCAACGCCATAACGTTTTTTCATTTCTGCAGCAAGTTCCAACGCGGTATCAATCGAAAAATGATCGACAATCGTCGTGTCAGTGCCTTGCTGAGCGGCAATGACAGCTGTGGCCAGACCGACAGGACCGGTGCCACCAAAGACCACGGCTTTACAATTTTTATAATCCTGATTGAAATGCTTTTTTAACTCACGTTCGACACAGGCGACCAGTGCTGCAGCAGTTGTGAACGCGCCACTGGGATCAGCCATCACAGAAATTTCAAAGGGCGGCGACATCGCTTTTTTGGCAGCATCCAGCATATCCATTGCCAGTCCAATATCCCGTCCACCGATAAACATGCCGGTTTTTTTTACGCCGGCAGGACCACGAGAAAAAAATCGCATCCTGAGTCAGCCCTGCCACCTCTTTAAGCTCGACATGACTATAAGGGATTAAGGCATCGTAGCCGGCATCCAGTGCCATATTGATGTCGAAAGGACTATTATGCTTCATGGGGTTAAGCATATGAATAATGGGACGTTTAGCCATGGTGACTCCTTAATTGAGTAAATGGGGTTTCCGGACAATCACGGATAATTTGAGCGGGTTTTTGGGTGGCAGCGGTAACATGAAATTGCAAACCTCGCATTTCCGTTTGCTGGCATTGCGCCTCAAGTGCCGCTTTAAGCGTTGTAGCCGCTTCGGGGCTATCGACAAAAACACAGCCAGTCGGCCCCCAAGAGCTTTGCGCAATGCCTCGATGCCCCATATTTCGTGCAAGATGCAGGAGTTGTGCGACGCGAGGACTGGTAAATTGACCACCTTGTGCTGGCGCGAAATATTCACCGATTAAGGATTGAATATCAGTAATCGCGGCGCCAAATGCATCAATATTAGCCTCAACCAGCGCAGGCAATAATTGCATCAATGTGAGGTGACAGATTGCTTGGCTGTCAGTCGCTGAAAATCGTGGCAGTGTGGTAAAAGCCTTTTTTTCAGCTTGACCATGCACGCCTTGGTAATGCGGATCCATAATGAGCAAAATTCGCCAGGATTCCGGAAAAGCATGATGCATTAACAAGGGCGGTACATCGCTGCTATCTGCGAGTCCGCCATCAACGACAAAACCACCACGCTCAAAGGTATTAATACCGATACCAGAACGTTTGCCTCGTCCTGTCAGTTGGGCAATTTGACTGCTGTTTAAGGTGACACCATAAAATGCTGCCAGTGCATGACCGAGCGAAATGGCAAGTTGCGTCCCTGAGCCTAATCCGGCATGTTCGGGAATCATTTCTTGCAATTGAATATGCGGTGATATTGACTGGCCTGGACGGTGTTGCTGAAGTCGGGCAATAATCTGCTCCGCCAATGTCTGAACCTTCAAACCTATCGCTTCATTTGCCTGACCAGTGATTTGCAGGTGATCACCAGGATGCACTTGTAGTCTGACTCGATGGCTGTCGATAGCCATCCCAATGCTGCCGTAACGACGCCCAAGGTTCGCGCCCAGATCCAGAAAACCCAGGTGTAATCGCGCTGGCGCAGTCACTGTTATCATGAGGCTACTCGCAGGACAGAACCATTATTCATGTTTAAGATGCTTTATCGATCTTGCAGGCAATATCATAGAGCGTGGTTTCATCGAGAAAAACATCATTGCTCTCAAACAGGGAAGCGATAGCGCCACGGTGAATTTTCATCTTGAAATTACCAATAGCAATGGCACCATAAAAACGAACTCCCTGTTTTTCTACCCCGTCATCCATGACTTCCAGGCCCTCTACGCCAAGCGGTGGCACAGCGTTCACATCCGCAATGACTTCCAATGACTTACTCTGCTGCCAGACCGTTTCGGGAACGATACAAACACCAGCAGGACCCGCAGCGATGGCAACGTGCGTATCGGCTAGTAATTTTGCGACAGCTTCATCGCTGCGCGTTTCACCGGGAATGACATCGACTTGATAAGCCTTTTTCATCTGAGCAGCGGTTGATTTGCTGCGTTCAAGACTACGCGAGGTCAGTACCACTTCTCCCGCCCCTTCTTGTAAAAGATATAGTGCAGTGCGTTGGCCAACCGGTCCGGCACCCAAAATAACTACTTTCTTGCCTCGGATGTCATAGTTGTTCATGACTTTGCGCGCAATCGCGGCGGCCGTTGTATTAGAGCCGTTAGGATCGAGCATCACGGAAACCCGGACTGGCCCAAAAAAAGCATTTTTTACGGCGTCACCAACACGATCGCTGGCAGCGACATTGGATCCTCCAATGAAAATAGCGCTATTTTTGAGGTTTTTACCGCCACGGGTAAAAATCATACCGTGAACATGCGACGTCACATTATCTCTAGTCGCATTACCATGGGCGATGATGTTATCGACACCAGAGTCGTAAGCTACAGCCTGATCAAATGTGCTTGCGACAGGGTCGGTATCAAGGTGCAGTAACAGTTTTTTCATGTTATTTCTTCCGGACACTGTTATTTGAAATTGTTATTAGGTAAGGATTTTACCTTATCTCAGGAAGCGGGGGAAAATTGAGTTTAAGAAAGTGGTTGCTTAAAGAATGTGGTCTGGTTTAACGTTGGCGTTATGGATTAAGGAACTATAGTTTTAAGGTCAATGTCCCAAGTTTTCAATAATATTAATGAAGGAAGAGTGAAATGAGGAAATTCAGCGTATTAGTTTTGGCTACAGGAATGATATTACCAACTATTGGATCGGCTCATGATCACAATGTACAAGATTTCTCTACTGTGACTAAAGTTCATTACGTTCAGGATTGTATGACTGCTAATGGAGACATGAATGTTTATGAAAGTGTCTATAAATGTTCCTGTGTTATCGATGCCATTGACGCTGCTTTTACTGAAACCGAGTTTGATGATATCAGTACCGGGTATATGTATCGAAATTTACCAGCGGATCGAGGCGCGCAATTTCGAGATGATAAGAAATTGAATGAAGTCTCCGACAAATTTGATGAAGTCATTGCGGCTGCGTACAAAGATTGTCGGTTACAATGAGGTTTTAAAACTAAAAAAATGCCAGTCATTACTGGCATTTTTTTTGCGCAAGTAAAGCCTTGAATCTTGATGTTTATTTCAAACTCATATCGTTTTTTCAGAGTTAAATGTCATGTCTTTACTATCCCTTACAAAAGCCTTAAGCGTACCTTCTTCGCGAGGCGTAAAAACGAAACGAACACTTGGATCTTCGCTAATTGAAATTCCCGCATCAATTTGAATCAAGCTTTTTCCATTAAATTGAATATCAATATGATCCACATAGTGTGCATTAATATAGCGTCGATTTTTCTGATCAAATTGTAAACCGCTATAATTTGGGTGGCTCACAATAACTTGAGCATGAACGGGCTCGTTCAGTTGTGGCTGTCGCATTCTAATTTGCATTTGACCAAGTCGTGCTTGTGCGGCGGCGGCATCTTTCCCCGCAGGCGCGCTACAACCTCCAGATGCCTTAACAAAGCGGCTGACCATGTGCAATGAGTTATCGTTCATTTCAGCGATAACACGCATGTCCGTATATTGATCAACGCGAACACGAGTACTTATCTCAACATCAGTCATCTCAGGGTTTAAATGGAAGTTGGCCGAGTATGGATCAGGATTATTATCAATAATTAAATGAATGTTTTTAATGTAGGTTGTTTCGGTTTGCGGTTTTAACAATTTAATCGTTATGGGAACAATTGCGGCATCTTCGGCTCTCTTGGGGGCGTCGAGACTAATCAGATCATTTGCATCCTCTCGGATATCACGTCCCTCAAAATGAATCTCTTTTAATATTGGCCACATCGGCTCCTTTGGCGTGTCAGCTTGAGCAGGCAGAGTTAAGGACACACAAATGCTGACTATTAATAAGCAGAAGCGTTTAAACATATCTTTCTCTCCCAAAGAAAATGATTAGCTATTATTTAGGATAACCTTTTTTAGGATTAGTTCCTGTATATTTTTGGGATTAAAAGCTTTTATTTAAAGTAAAGTTGCCACCTTTACTGTCGGTCACATCAACAGACAGCGTGCCCGACTTTTCCGGGGTAAACATAAAACGAATGCTCGGATCTTCGCTGATTGATATGCCACTTTCTAATTGAATTAGTGATTCATCATCCACTCGGATATCTATCTTTTCCACATAATGCGGGGGAATGTAACCTCGTGAAGCTTGGTCTATTTGCAAGCCGCTATTGTTCGGGTGGCTGATGATAAGCTGAACTGGTGTCATATCTCCCGGTACGACTGGGCGCATTCGTAATTGCATTTTACCTAACCGTGCCATTGCGGCTGACGGATCTTTGCCGGCAGGGGCGCTACATCCCCCCGTGGCTTTGATGTAATCACTGACCATGTACAAACGACCATCATTCATTTCTGCTATAGCGCGAATTGGAGTGTAGCGATCAACTCGAACTCGGGTGGCGATGTCGATTTCACCTAATTTTGGCGATAACAGGAAGTTTGCCGAGTAGGGCATGGGATTGTTGTCGATAAATAAATGCAGTCGTTGAATATAAGCCGTTTCCGTCGGTGTGAGATTTGAGCTAATGCGAATGGGTACAACGGCGGCGTCTTCAGCCCGTTTCGGTGCCTCGAGTTGCAACATTTCCGGCTCAGCAACATGAATAATTTTATCCCCAAAATAATGTTGTTTTAAGGCAGGCCAGGCGGTTTCATCGGTTGTCTCTGATGTAGTTGCATTGACGGTGCTTGCAAACAGCATGATGCTGAGAAAAAATAAACGACTCATGATGGATAACATAGCTTACTCCCACTCCAATTCTACAAACGCAGCGGTCACATTGCGTCGGTGATAATGTTGAAACAATTGCCAATTTGAACACGCATTGGGAGCAACAGTTTCCGTTGCCTGATCAATTGTGCCCATATCCTGAATAATTTCGCGAATGTCGGTTCGAACTGTTTTCAAATAGGTCAGTATGGGTTGCCAAACAGCCGACTCTGCGCCTATTGCAGCAGGACCATGGCCAGGAATAATCGCATGAAACGATTGTTGCTGAAATTTTTCCAATATAGCAATCCAGCCATTAATACTGCCATCTAAGGCCGGTATTCGTTCTCGAAACAATAAGTCTCCCGTCCAAAGGGTATTGGTCTTTTGATCCAGAACGGTAAGATCATGATCTGTGTGCGCTGTGGTGTATGCGGTGAGCAATAACGACCGGTTGCCGAGATCCAGTGTAGTTGGTTCTGATGTTGTGACTAACTGATCGGGCCCGATGAACTCAGTGCCATTATACGCTGACCCCAGAATTTCAGAAAATTGCCGTTGATAATGCGCCAAGCGACTTGCCATCGCATTCGGCATTTTTTCGTGACCAATAAAAATAGTTTGCTCATCGTCAAAAGCCGCGTTGCCAAGCATATGATCCGGATGAACATGGGTATTAATGACATAGCAAACGGGCAGTGAGGTCACGCTTTTAATTGCTTGTTTAAGGTGCGTGCCCTCACGGTAACTGCCACCGCTATCTATAACCGCGACACAACGTTCACCAACAACAAACCTACATTGGCAATGGCACCCATATTGGTTTCGTTGGCATCTTCATGCACGCCTTGATGATAATAAACGCCATCGGCGACCTGATTGATGGGGTAAGCGTCATCCGCATGTGAAGCGCTACTGAACAACATTAACATCAGGACTAAGCTGGATTTTCCCCTCATTGGGTGTCTCCGGAAAATGAACCAATACTGTTACAATATCGCATTTTTCAACATTGATGTCAGCCGAGGGAAAACATGACTATTCGTACACGATTTGCACCAAGTCCAACCGGTTATTTGCATGTTGGTGGTGCCCGTACAGCGCTGTTTTCATGGTTGTATGCGCGCAAGCAAGGAGGCCGCTTTGTTTTGCGAATTGAAGATACGGATCTGGCGCGTTCAACAGAAGCATCAGTTAATGCCATTTTGGAGGGCATGAATTGGCTTGGCTTGGATTATGATGAAGGACCTTTTTATCAAACCCAGCGATTTGATCGATATAAAGAAGTGATTGCCCAGCTCTTAGCACAAGGCGATGCCTATTACTGTTATTGCACCAAGGAAGAGCTGGAAACATTGCGTGAGCAACAGCGAGCTAATAAAGAAAAGCCACGTTATGATGGGCGCTGGCGGGATCGGACAGATTCTCGTCCAGGCGTTGAGCCGGTTATTCGTTTTAAAAATCCGCTAACAGGTGTGGTCACTTTTCGCGATGCGATTCGGGGGGAAGTAACTTTTAATAATAGTGAACTGGATGATCTGATCATTGCGCGAGCGGATGGCACACCAACCTATAACCTGACGGTTGTTGTCGATGATCTGGATATGGGCATGACCCATGTGATTCGTGGCGATGATCACATCAACAACACGCCGCGACAAATTAATATCTTTAATGCGTTAGGCGCAACACCACCCGTGTTTGCCCATGTGCCAATGATATTGGGAGATGATGGTGCGCGGTTGTCCAAGCGTCATGGTGCTGTCAGTGTCATGAGTTATCGTGATGAAGGCTACTTGCCAGAAGCGCTGTTGAACTACCTGGTCCGTTTAGGCTGGTCACATGGCGATCAAGAAGTGTTTTCACGCGAGGAAATGATCCAGTTATTTGATATCGACGATGTTAACCGGGCGGCATCAAGTTTCAATACCGAAAA
The genomic region above belongs to Methylophaga frappieri and contains:
- the htpX gene encoding protease HtpX; this encodes MTRIMLFLGTNIAVLAVLSFTMRLFGIDGMLDAQGGLDTNSLLIMAAIMGFSGSIISLLISKWTAKRLTGAQVIQQPRNRTEQWLLDTVARQAKQAGIGMPEVAIYNAPEPNAFATGANRNNALVAVSTGLMQAMTEEEVEAVLAHEVSHIANGDMVTMALIQGVVNTFVIFLSRVVGHLVDRVVFKTENGHGPAFWITSIIAELVLGILASIIVMWFSRQREYRADAGAASLVGAPKMIAALKRLAGTSTEPLPDQLHAFGISGGRGGLSALFMTHPPLASRIEALQQ
- the gltX gene encoding glutamate--tRNA ligase, whose product is MTIRTRFAPSPTGYLHVGGARTALFSWLYARKQGGRFVLRIEDTDLARSTEASVNAILEGMNWLGLDYDEGPFYQTQRFDRYKEVIAQLLAQGDAYYCYCTKEELETLREQQRANKEKPRYDGRWRDRTDSRPGVEPVIRFKNPLTGVVTFRDAIRGEVTFNNSELDDLIIARADGTPTYNLTVVVDDLDMGMTHVIRGDDHINNTPRQINIFNALGATPPVFAHVPMILGDDGARLSKRHGAVSVMSYRDEGYLPEALLNYLVRLGWSHGDQEVFSREEMIQLFDIDDVNRAASSFNTEKLIWLNQHYIKHSEPAYIAEHLQWHLEKRDLDISNGPALTDVIVLLRERVKTLVELADSCRYFYQDVEEYDEKAAKKHLTADSLPILSDFLSRLQALPNWQAALIHSEIKACAEAFGVGMGKVAQPVRVALTGNTVSPSLDLTLALAGRLRTESAIRRVINWIEKE
- a CDS encoding ATP-grasp domain-containing protein, which gives rise to MPHLRHPAWQKLTQSLNIATPDTQLTPPTDPQHWLIKRWPAWGGTHIFPANRCLENQEYYQRRLQGRSASVLFLANGQRCQIMSFNEQICRNTSQHDFQLLAITNQLDLDTAQQRLLTDYCQQLTEALSLRGFCSLDFIIDKQGQIHILEINPRPSASMQCLPITWPLIQWHLDACQGQLPSLPALPVCPPQLLYYCFTARPIRIPDQFNWPANCHDLPPVGQRIPENHILCSFLYPVKTSLAALLPYCHRLATELQIQCLNY
- a CDS encoding quinoprotein dehydrogenase-associated SoxYZ-like carrier; its protein translation is MSRLFFLSIMLFASTVNATTSETTDETAWPALKQHYFGDKIIHVAEPEMLQLEAPKRAEDAAVVPIRISSNLTPTETAYIQRLHLFIDNNPMPYSANFLLSPKLGEIDIATRVRVDRYTPIRAIAEMNDGRLYMVSDYIKATGGCSAPAGKDPSAAMARLGKMQLRMRPVVPGDMTPVQLIISHPNNSGLQIDQASRGYIPPHYVEKIDIRVDDESLIQLESGISISEDPSIRFMFTPEKSGTLSVDVTDSKGGNFTLNKSF
- a CDS encoding EAL domain-containing response regulator; protein product: MARSEGILRLLIVDDSLTDSEAVINVLRSAGHAVRANREDRFDALEQVLSNQTWDLLICRDHLPSLPPLDIINLAQRLGKDLPCIVLCQDLTLLPALFHGGAHDVVSYQDVERLQFAAAREITSLQVRRLARRNERALRESEKRSQALLESSRDAVAYMHEGMHIYVNRAYLNLFGYEEAEDIDGLPILDLIAAEDHNKFKAVFRQFTETADALPQTVAVQCLKEEGHRFSANIEFSHARVEGEDCTQVVIRDESVSSDDSNKLQLLRDHDLLTGLYSRARFEDEMEKAISAAAEGRGDAELLFIVLDDFQAIKAQVGLGTSDVVIKSIAELLRRTLIEGEVLGRYADQVFTVIVPSANEREVDQRAEIYRRVVDDYVSQANGKIIDLHCSIGISRITENIASAAAALENADRACVRAQRSGGNQVARYQPDTETASASAQQWQTVLQSALKENNFFLNFQPIISLHGPEQELYEVLLRLTLPSGKTIKADDFIASAATLEIMAEVDKWVIRQALQSLKQVQIPHPKTRFFIKLSEQTLHETGFVDWLSATLQAHDIKGSALVFEISETAAVDNLEQSKQTISRLKEIGCEFGLEHFGSGIDFSHSLTILDVDYLKINGNFVENMAQDPENQTAVKAIIEMARQAKKYCIAEFVSDANSLALLWRFGVDYAQGYYIQEPAAELYYNFDDEA
- a CDS encoding quinoprotein relay system zinc metallohydrolase 2; translation: MDSGGSYREGTHLKQAIKSVTSLPVCYVINTHVHPDHMLGNAAFDDEQTIFIGHEKMPNAMASRLAHYQRQFSEILGSAYNGTEFIGPDQLVTTSEPTTLDLGNRSLLLTAYTTAHTDHDLTVLDQKTNTLWTGDLLFRERIPALDGSINGWIAILEKFQQQSFHAIIPGHGPAAIGAESAVWQPILTYLKTVRTDIREIIQDMGTIDQATETVAPNACSNWQLFQHYHRRNVTAAFVELEWE
- a CDS encoding NAD(P)-dependent methylenetetrahydromethanopterin dehydrogenase, which translates into the protein MKKLLLHLDTDPVASTFDQAVAYDSGVDNIIAHGNATRDNVTSHVHGMIFTRGGKNLKNSAIFIGGSNVAASDRVGDAVKNAFFGPVRVSVMLDPNGSNTTAAAIARKVMNNYDIRGKKVVILGAGPVGQRTALYLLQEGAGEVVLTSRSLERSKSTAAQMKKAYQVDVIPGETRSDEAVAKLLADTHVAIAAGPAGVCIVPETVWQQSKSLEVIADVNAVPPLGVEGLEVMDDGVEKQGVRFYGAIAIGNFKMKIHRGAIASLFESNDVFLDETTLYDIACKIDKAS
- a CDS encoding beta-ribofuranosylaminobenzene 5'-phosphate synthase family protein produces the protein MITVTAPARLHLGFLDLGANLGRRYGSIGMAIDSHRVRLQVHPGDHLQITGQANEAIGLKVQTLAEQIIARLQQHRPGQSISPHIQLQEMIPEHAGLGSGTQLAISLGHALAAFYGVTLNSSQIAQLTGRGKRSGIGINTFERGGFVVDGGLADSSDVPPLLMHHAFPESWRILLIMDPHYQGVHGQAEKKAFTTLPRFSATDSQAICHLTLMQLLPALVEANIDAFGAAITDIQSLIGEYFAPAQGGQFTSPRVAQLLHLARNMGHRGIAQSSWGPTGCVFVDSPEAATTLKAALEAQCQQTEMRGLQFHVTAATQKPAQIIRDCPETPFTQLRSHHG
- a CDS encoding quinoprotein dehydrogenase-associated SoxYZ-like carrier: MFKRFCLLIVSICVSLTLPAQADTPKEPMWPILKEIHFEGRDIREDANDLISLDAPKRAEDAAIVPITIKLLKPQTETTYIKNIHLIIDNNPDPYSANFHLNPEMTDVEISTRVRVDQYTDMRVIAEMNDNSLHMVSRFVKASGGCSAPAGKDAAAAQARLGQMQIRMRQPQLNEPVHAQVIVSHPNYSGLQFDQKNRRYINAHYVDHIDIQFNGKSLIQIDAGISISEDPSVRFVFTPREEGTLKAFVRDSKDMTFNSEKTI